In the genome of Spirochaetia bacterium, one region contains:
- the purM gene encoding phosphoribosylformylglycinamidine cyclo-ligase, which produces MSENLSYKNSGVDLKAGYRSVELIKEKVRKTMTGNALSMIGGFGGSFQLDTKGMEQPVLVSGTDGVGTKLKIAFLLDKHDTVGIDCVAMCVNDIICCGARPLFFLDYIAIGKNIPEKVADIVEGVSQGCLAAKAAIVGGETAEMPGFYQNGEYDIAGFAVGIVDKKKMIGPELVEDGDAIVALPSSGVHSNGFSLVRKVFDLEKDKDKTFGVLDKPLAQTLLTPTCIYVSQVLPLIEKGLVKSVAHITGGGFFENIPRSLKPEQDAVIDMQKIRIPAIFQLIQDKGNITEENMFNTFNMGVGMCLTVASKDTEAVLAQLDGAYQIGTVVHGNGKVIL; this is translated from the coding sequence ATGAGTGAAAATCTCAGCTACAAGAATTCCGGAGTCGACCTCAAGGCCGGCTACCGGAGCGTCGAATTGATCAAGGAAAAAGTCAGAAAGACCATGACAGGGAATGCACTGTCCATGATCGGGGGATTCGGCGGTTCATTCCAATTGGATACAAAAGGAATGGAGCAACCCGTACTAGTTTCAGGAACGGACGGAGTCGGTACCAAGCTGAAGATTGCCTTTCTCCTTGACAAACACGACACAGTAGGTATCGACTGCGTAGCAATGTGTGTCAATGACATAATATGCTGTGGAGCCCGCCCTCTCTTTTTCCTGGACTATATAGCCATAGGGAAGAACATCCCTGAGAAAGTAGCCGATATCGTAGAGGGAGTAAGCCAAGGTTGCCTTGCAGCCAAAGCAGCCATTGTCGGTGGAGAAACTGCAGAGATGCCTGGTTTTTACCAAAATGGAGAATATGATATCGCAGGATTCGCCGTAGGCATAGTCGACAAGAAGAAAATGATCGGGCCGGAACTGGTCGAAGATGGAGATGCCATTGTCGCCCTCCCTTCCAGCGGAGTCCACTCAAACGGTTTTTCTCTCGTAAGGAAGGTCTTTGACCTGGAAAAGGACAAGGACAAGACATTCGGAGTCCTAGACAAGCCCTTGGCACAGACACTGCTCACTCCAACCTGCATCTATGTCAGCCAAGTACTGCCGCTCATTGAGAAGGGGTTGGTAAAATCAGTGGCCCATATAACAGGGGGCGGTTTCTTTGAAAACATTCCACGTTCCCTCAAGCCAGAACAGGATGCCGTCATCGACATGCAGAAAATCAGGATCCCAGCTATCTTCCAATTGATTCAGGACAAAGGAAACATCACTGAGGAAAACATGTTCAATACATTCAACATGGGTGTCGGCATGTGCCTGACCGTAGCTTCCAAGGACACAGAAGCTGTCCTTGCCCAGCTGGACGGAGCTTACCAGATCGGTACCGTTGTCCATGGAAACGGAAAGGTCATCCTATGA
- the purN gene encoding phosphoribosylglycinamide formyltransferase, with protein MIPVAVLVSGNGTNLQALIDYPFSYGKLAMVVSNRKDAFALERASKAGLEHHFISKPGFEEKLDYLLEANRIEVIVLAGFLKILSPAFTKKHEGRIINIHPSLIPSFCGKGFYGLKVHQAVLERGVTLTGATVHLVNEIPDGGKILMQKAVEVQPEDTPEILQKRVMEEAEWKILPPAVDMLCKELENGH; from the coding sequence ATGATCCCGGTTGCTGTGCTGGTCAGTGGAAACGGAACAAATCTCCAGGCTCTGATCGATTATCCTTTTTCCTATGGGAAACTTGCCATGGTAGTCTCAAACAGGAAGGATGCCTTTGCCCTTGAACGTGCAAGCAAGGCAGGCTTGGAACATCATTTCATTTCAAAACCGGGTTTCGAAGAAAAGCTTGACTACCTGTTGGAAGCAAACAGAATCGAGGTCATCGTACTTGCAGGATTTCTGAAAATACTGTCACCGGCCTTTACGAAAAAGCATGAGGGACGTATCATCAATATTCATCCGTCATTGATCCCAAGTTTCTGCGGGAAAGGCTTCTACGGACTGAAAGTACATCAGGCAGTGCTGGAACGTGGGGTTACCCTTACAGGAGCTACCGTACATCTGGTAAACGAAATTCCTGATGGTGGAAAGATACTTATGCAGAAAGCCGTAGAAGTGCAACCGGAAGACACTCCTGAAATCCTCCAGAAACGAGTCATGGAAGAAGCAGAGTGGAAAATCCTGCCTCCGGCGGTAGATATGCTTTGCAAGGAGCTTGAAAATGGACATTAG
- a CDS encoding phosphoribosylformylglycinamidine synthase: MVHRIFVRKGTDTALLKEIREFLQINLEDLVIYIRYDIDHISDDLFTKSLTTVFSTIQTDTLHNEITEKGTIFALEYLPGQFDQRADSAAQCVQLLGLCKRPEIRCATVYLLKGQLSSQAVATIRSYLLNPVEAREADLGKVSSLDVNYPIPPDISSIEGFNELDKEGLQALGSSKGLAMDEEDLALFQQYFKDKGRQPSETELRVVDTYWSDHCRHTTFSTVIKEAKIADTNVKETYGHYLELRQKKGRKKPVTLMDIATSGPRYITVRGLDASEEINACTVKTTVKVNGESVPYLLLFKNETHNHPTEIEPFGGAATCIGGAIRDPLSGRAYVYQAMRIAGCGNPLEKVEDTMKGKLPQRKLARTAAAGNSSYGNQVGLATGLVDEIYHDGYKAKHMELGAVIGAVPQENVIRERPQAEDVVLLIGGRTGRDGCGGATGSSKSHDTSSLSACGSEVQKGNAPEERKLQRLFRNKEASRMIKRCNDFGAGGVSVAIGELAPGLEIDLDKVPTKYAGLDGTELAISESQERMAVVVAPQDAARFMELADQENIEATIVAKVTERPTLVMYHRTRKIVDIDRAFLDTNGAAKSCTVEVPEEADSTGYPEEYQQKDLHERCRQLFASLDCCSRQGCSERFDATIGTATVLMPYGGIYQKSPEQSMVAQFPVEGKTTDCTVMSYGFDPVTMEHTPYKGAYASVVSSVCKNIASGGRLDHMYLTLQEYFGRTDTEPKRWGKPFAALLGSLQAQLDLGIAAIGGKDSMSGTFNELDVPNTLVSFAVSTTKNGCVIPSCFSKVGSPLVLFTPDRKHLRSSLSKAEALIHGKKAYASFALGRHGLAEALCKMSFGNRIGCEIREGVNLFSASLGQIILECKHSSVPEGECFTVIGRTIRAYRLIQGTESVDLSEIEAVSDSVLEPVYPRKANQEQTAAVRHIQGIRREPLKGKTYARPVFLLPVFPGTNCEYDSCKAIGRAGGTAETFVINNQSAERVMESAKQFAKRLHEAQVLFIPGGFSGGDEPDGSGKFISNFLRSPYISEEIDRLLNDRGGLILGICNGFQALIKLGLVPYGRITEIKADDPTLTYNTIGRHQSRLVRTRICTNASPWLSQFEIGEITMAPISHGEGRFVCDPDHLERLIKAGQIGTQYCDIKGNPSMDIETNPNGSTEAIESLLSPDGRVLGKMAHNERCCKGLYKNTPAKQDDRLFLGAIRYFS; encoded by the coding sequence ATGGTACACAGGATATTCGTCCGAAAAGGAACAGATACAGCATTGTTGAAGGAAATACGTGAATTCCTTCAGATCAATCTGGAGGATTTGGTCATCTACATCCGTTACGACATTGACCATATCAGTGATGACCTGTTCACAAAGTCCCTTACGACTGTATTCAGTACGATACAGACGGATACCTTGCATAACGAGATTACAGAAAAAGGTACCATTTTTGCCCTTGAATATCTGCCGGGACAATTTGACCAACGAGCCGATTCCGCTGCCCAGTGTGTACAGCTTCTCGGCCTATGCAAACGTCCGGAAATACGATGTGCCACCGTCTATCTGCTGAAAGGGCAGCTCAGCAGCCAAGCTGTGGCTACGATCAGAAGCTACCTGCTCAATCCTGTTGAAGCGAGGGAAGCTGATCTGGGTAAAGTCAGCAGCCTTGATGTGAATTACCCAATTCCACCCGATATTTCAAGCATCGAAGGTTTCAACGAACTTGACAAAGAAGGTCTGCAGGCATTGGGAAGCAGCAAAGGCCTGGCAATGGATGAGGAAGACCTGGCACTGTTCCAGCAATACTTCAAGGACAAAGGGCGGCAACCTTCTGAAACGGAACTGAGGGTCGTCGATACATACTGGAGTGACCATTGCCGGCATACGACATTCTCGACCGTCATCAAGGAAGCAAAGATAGCAGATACAAATGTCAAGGAAACATATGGACATTACTTGGAACTCCGGCAGAAAAAAGGAAGGAAGAAACCTGTCACGCTGATGGATATTGCAACTTCGGGCCCTAGGTACATTACTGTCAGAGGCCTTGATGCAAGTGAAGAAATCAATGCATGTACAGTCAAGACAACAGTCAAGGTCAATGGTGAGTCAGTTCCGTATCTGCTGTTGTTCAAGAACGAAACGCATAACCACCCTACGGAGATTGAACCTTTCGGCGGAGCTGCAACCTGCATAGGAGGGGCTATCAGGGATCCACTTTCAGGCCGGGCCTACGTCTATCAGGCAATGCGTATCGCAGGATGCGGCAACCCCTTGGAAAAGGTGGAAGACACAATGAAGGGCAAGCTTCCCCAACGGAAGCTTGCGCGTACAGCAGCAGCAGGCAACAGCAGCTATGGGAACCAAGTGGGTCTTGCAACCGGTCTTGTCGATGAAATCTACCATGACGGTTACAAGGCAAAGCACATGGAGTTGGGCGCTGTCATCGGCGCTGTACCACAGGAAAACGTCATCAGGGAAAGGCCTCAGGCAGAAGATGTCGTATTGCTTATCGGCGGACGTACAGGAAGGGACGGTTGCGGAGGCGCAACAGGTTCCTCAAAAAGCCATGATACGTCTTCCCTTTCTGCCTGTGGCTCAGAAGTCCAGAAAGGAAATGCTCCAGAAGAAAGAAAGTTGCAGAGATTGTTCAGGAACAAGGAAGCCAGTCGGATGATCAAACGATGCAATGATTTCGGAGCCGGAGGTGTAAGCGTCGCCATCGGAGAACTTGCCCCAGGCCTTGAAATCGACCTGGACAAGGTTCCGACAAAGTATGCAGGTCTTGACGGTACCGAGCTTGCCATCAGTGAATCACAGGAACGAATGGCTGTGGTCGTAGCCCCGCAGGATGCTGCACGTTTCATGGAATTGGCAGATCAGGAAAACATCGAGGCAACCATCGTAGCCAAAGTAACGGAAAGACCGACCTTGGTCATGTATCATAGAACGAGGAAGATCGTCGATATCGACAGGGCATTCCTTGATACCAACGGCGCAGCGAAATCCTGCACGGTAGAAGTACCTGAAGAAGCGGACAGTACCGGCTACCCGGAAGAGTATCAGCAGAAGGATCTGCATGAAAGGTGCAGGCAATTGTTTGCCTCGCTTGACTGCTGTTCCCGACAAGGCTGCAGTGAACGCTTTGATGCAACCATCGGTACAGCTACGGTGCTCATGCCTTATGGCGGCATCTATCAGAAAAGCCCTGAACAAAGTATGGTCGCACAGTTTCCTGTTGAAGGAAAGACAACTGACTGTACTGTGATGAGCTATGGTTTCGACCCTGTGACGATGGAACACACTCCTTATAAAGGAGCCTATGCTTCAGTGGTGTCCTCGGTTTGCAAGAACATTGCAAGCGGAGGCAGACTTGACCACATGTATCTGACGCTACAGGAATATTTCGGACGTACTGATACAGAGCCCAAACGTTGGGGAAAGCCTTTCGCCGCACTCCTCGGGAGCCTCCAGGCCCAGCTCGACTTGGGAATAGCCGCCATCGGAGGCAAGGATTCCATGAGCGGAACATTCAACGAACTGGACGTACCGAATACACTCGTTTCATTTGCTGTCAGTACGACAAAAAACGGCTGTGTTATACCGTCCTGCTTCAGCAAAGTCGGTTCGCCCCTTGTTCTGTTCACCCCTGATAGGAAACACCTGCGATCTTCGCTCTCAAAGGCCGAAGCATTGATCCATGGGAAGAAAGCCTATGCTTCTTTCGCACTTGGCCGACACGGCTTGGCAGAAGCTTTGTGCAAGATGAGTTTCGGCAACAGGATAGGTTGTGAAATCCGGGAAGGCGTCAATCTGTTCTCTGCCTCATTGGGACAGATTATCCTCGAATGTAAACATAGCAGCGTACCTGAAGGAGAATGCTTTACCGTCATAGGACGTACAATCAGAGCCTACAGGCTGATACAAGGTACAGAAAGTGTCGATCTCAGTGAAATCGAAGCAGTATCGGACAGCGTACTTGAACCTGTCTATCCAAGAAAGGCTAACCAGGAACAGACCGCTGCAGTCAGGCATATCCAAGGCATCAGGCGTGAACCACTGAAAGGAAAAACGTATGCAAGACCTGTTTTCCTGTTGCCGGTATTCCCTGGCACCAACTGTGAGTACGACAGTTGCAAGGCAATTGGAAGAGCCGGAGGGACAGCAGAAACTTTCGTCATAAACAACCAAAGTGCTGAGAGAGTCATGGAAAGTGCCAAACAGTTTGCAAAAAGGCTGCATGAGGCACAAGTCCTTTTCATTCCCGGAGGTTTCTCTGGCGGAGACGAGCCTGACGGAAGCGGAAAATTCATCAGCAACTTTCTCCGATCTCCTTATATAAGCGAAGAAATCGACAGATTGCTCAATGACAGGGGCGGTCTCATACTCGGTATCTGCAATGGCTTCCAGGCACTGATCAAACTTGGCTTGGTACCATACGGCAGGATTACAGAGATCAAGGCAGATGATCCGACATTGACATACAATACGATCGGCCGGCACCAGTCAAGATTGGTAAGGACAAGAATCTGTACAAATGCCAGTCCTTGGCTCAGCCAGTTTGAAATCGGTGAAATCACCATGGCACCGATCAGCCATGGAGAAGGAAGATTTGTCTGTGACCCTGATCATTTGGAAAGGCTCATCAAGGCTGGGCAGATAGGTACCCAATACTGTGACATCAAAGGTAACCCATCAATGGATATCGAAACAAACCCAAATGGCAGCACCGAGGCGATTGAATCACTGCTCTCACCGGATGGCAGGGTCCTTGGGAAAATGGCTCACAACGAACGTTGCTGCAAAGGACTGTACAAGAACACACCTGCAAAGCAGGATGACAGGCTGTTCTTAGGAGCCATCAGATATTTCAGCTGA
- a CDS encoding IMP cyclohydrolase — translation MDIRTYFGKLRYPGRTIVAGKSEDGKLLYAYAIMGRSEHSRNRVFRKAGNIVKTVAYDPSLLSDPHLIIYNAIIRNTSEEIFTNGDQSDSIADGLQEGTGFSQALESRQYEDDAPAYTPRISGMFKEGCLYLSILRRTNGTCERSSWTYGDLIPGTCYTIHTYEDDGDPLPSFQGEPRKLELNHCQDAETLCSLLYDSLDADNRISCYAATVGEDDYLINRKGDRNA, via the coding sequence ATGGACATTAGGACATACTTTGGAAAACTACGGTATCCAGGCAGGACGATCGTAGCAGGTAAAAGTGAAGATGGAAAGTTGCTCTACGCCTATGCCATCATGGGCAGAAGCGAACACAGCAGGAACAGGGTATTCAGGAAAGCAGGCAACATCGTAAAGACAGTTGCCTATGATCCCAGCCTGCTCAGTGACCCTCACCTCATCATCTACAACGCAATCATCAGGAACACCTCTGAGGAAATCTTTACAAACGGAGACCAAAGTGATTCCATAGCAGACGGCCTGCAGGAAGGAACAGGATTCAGCCAAGCATTGGAAAGCAGACAATATGAGGATGATGCACCTGCCTATACGCCTAGGATCAGCGGCATGTTCAAGGAAGGATGTCTTTACCTGTCAATCCTGCGCAGGACAAACGGAACATGCGAACGCAGCTCATGGACCTATGGAGACCTTATCCCCGGTACCTGTTACACCATCCACACCTATGAAGATGATGGGGATCCCCTGCCATCATTCCAAGGGGAACCAAGGAAACTGGAACTGAACCACTGCCAGGATGCCGAAACCTTGTGCAGTCTTCTCTATGACAGCCTTGATGCAGACAACAGAATTTCCTGTTATGCAGCAACTGTCGGAGAAGACGATTATCTGATCAACAGAAAAGGAGATAGGAATGCATAG
- a CDS encoding phosphoribosylaminoimidazolecarboxamide formyltransferase, which translates to MHSLELKYGCNPHQKHARIYMEGNKELPITVHNGKPGFINLLDALNGYQLVRELDQALGLPAATSFKHVSPAGAAVAVPLSEAERKMYFIRKSEQLTPLATAFVRARGADRMSSFGDFISLSRTCDEETARCINREVSDGVIAPGYSPEALEILKAKRNGSYLVLQIDETYVPDPIEIRSVYGIMFEQERDACRLDKSILGNIITKNKVLGEDAERDLLVALVSLKYTQSNSVCLAYHGQTIGVGAGQQSRIHCTRLAAEKAEHWLLRISDNCLALPFCKGLSRNQKDNLVEQYLADEKETDYFSEGIWQQYFTKKPEVFTSEKKKAWIAKAKGISLGSDAFFPFRDNIDRAYRTGVSYIAQPGGSTRDDQVIEACNEHGITMAFDGVRLFHH; encoded by the coding sequence ATGCATAGTCTGGAACTTAAATATGGATGCAACCCCCATCAGAAACATGCCAGGATCTACATGGAAGGAAACAAGGAATTGCCTATTACCGTCCATAATGGTAAACCTGGGTTCATCAACTTGCTTGATGCTTTGAACGGCTACCAATTGGTACGGGAACTTGACCAGGCTCTCGGCTTGCCTGCCGCAACTTCCTTCAAGCATGTTTCCCCCGCCGGTGCTGCGGTTGCCGTCCCGCTTTCCGAAGCAGAACGTAAAATGTACTTCATAAGGAAAAGTGAACAGCTTACCCCACTGGCTACCGCTTTTGTCAGGGCACGGGGAGCAGACAGGATGTCTTCTTTCGGAGACTTCATCTCACTTTCCCGTACCTGTGACGAAGAAACTGCAAGATGTATCAACAGGGAAGTTTCCGATGGTGTCATAGCACCGGGCTACTCACCTGAAGCCTTGGAAATATTGAAGGCAAAACGGAACGGCAGCTACCTGGTGCTGCAGATTGATGAAACTTATGTCCCTGATCCCATAGAGATACGCAGTGTCTACGGCATCATGTTCGAACAGGAAAGAGATGCCTGCAGACTGGACAAAAGCATCCTCGGCAATATCATCACGAAAAACAAGGTACTAGGTGAAGATGCAGAAAGGGATCTTCTGGTTGCACTGGTCAGCCTGAAATACACCCAGTCAAATTCTGTCTGCCTAGCCTACCATGGACAGACGATCGGCGTCGGCGCAGGGCAGCAAAGCAGGATCCATTGTACACGGTTGGCAGCTGAGAAAGCGGAGCATTGGCTTCTGCGCATAAGTGACAACTGCCTTGCATTGCCTTTCTGCAAGGGACTTTCCCGTAATCAGAAAGACAATCTGGTCGAACAATATCTTGCCGATGAAAAGGAAACCGACTACTTCAGCGAAGGCATCTGGCAGCAGTACTTTACAAAGAAACCGGAAGTATTCACTTCAGAAAAAAAGAAAGCTTGGATTGCAAAAGCAAAAGGCATAAGTCTCGGCAGTGATGCATTCTTCCCCTTCAGGGACAACATAGACAGAGCATACAGAACCGGAGTCAGCTATATAGCACAACCAGGAGGTTCCACCCGGGATGACCAGGTAATTGAAGCCTGTAACGAACATGGCATCACTATGGCCTTTGATGGCGTCCGACTGTTTCATCATTGA
- the purD gene encoding phosphoribosylamine--glycine ligase → MKDILLIGSGGREAAIAWKLRKDGDVGTIYALPGNGGLSETCTNVPIGATDLEAIIKFARTHKVDFAIVTPDNPLVMGLVDRLEAVGIPCFGPSGTAAMLEGSKAFAKNFMKRWDIPTASYEIFSDEGQALDFLASCSYPVVLKANGLAFGKGVSIVQDKDAATMCIKEMMENLKFGQSGQTVVIEELLEGPEVSLLCFTDGTHIKEMVTSMDHKRIGDGDTGPNTGGMGCIAPNPFYTPQIARTCREKILLPTITGMQKEGRSFKGCLYVGLMLTKDGPKVIEYNCRFGDPETQVILPLLESKLLPIMEATRNGTLDRVPIIFSTNRSAACLVLANNGYPISFEKHKEINIPKMKSVVFPSGICKEEGHCYTDGGRVLGLAATALTLKEALQQVYGDAEKISFEGKYYRRDIGQKALEKLGEN, encoded by the coding sequence ATGAAGGATATCCTGTTGATCGGTTCCGGTGGCCGGGAAGCTGCCATTGCATGGAAACTGAGAAAAGACGGCGATGTAGGTACCATCTATGCCTTGCCCGGCAACGGAGGGCTGTCTGAAACCTGTACAAACGTACCGATCGGAGCAACGGATCTGGAAGCCATCATAAAGTTTGCAAGGACACATAAAGTCGATTTTGCAATCGTCACTCCGGACAACCCTTTGGTCATGGGACTTGTAGACAGGCTTGAAGCCGTCGGGATACCTTGTTTCGGGCCCAGCGGAACTGCGGCCATGCTCGAAGGCTCCAAAGCTTTTGCAAAGAATTTCATGAAACGCTGGGACATTCCCACTGCATCATATGAGATTTTCTCCGATGAAGGCCAGGCACTCGATTTCCTTGCCTCCTGCAGCTATCCTGTCGTGCTGAAGGCAAACGGACTGGCCTTCGGCAAAGGTGTTTCCATCGTCCAGGACAAAGATGCAGCAACCATGTGCATCAAGGAAATGATGGAAAACCTCAAATTCGGGCAAAGTGGGCAGACAGTCGTCATCGAAGAATTGCTGGAAGGCCCCGAAGTGTCGCTCCTGTGCTTTACCGATGGCACGCACATCAAGGAAATGGTAACTTCGATGGATCACAAGCGCATCGGAGATGGTGATACAGGACCGAATACAGGTGGCATGGGCTGCATAGCCCCCAATCCGTTCTATACCCCCCAGATCGCAAGGACCTGCAGGGAAAAGATATTGCTGCCGACCATTACAGGCATGCAGAAGGAAGGCAGATCGTTCAAGGGGTGTCTGTATGTAGGTCTTATGCTCACGAAGGATGGCCCGAAAGTCATTGAATACAACTGCCGTTTCGGGGACCCCGAGACCCAGGTTATCCTTCCCTTGCTTGAAAGCAAACTGCTGCCGATCATGGAAGCCACAAGGAACGGCACCCTGGACAGGGTTCCCATCATTTTCAGTACAAACAGGTCAGCCGCTTGTCTCGTACTGGCAAACAATGGCTATCCGATTTCTTTCGAGAAACATAAGGAAATCAATATTCCAAAAATGAAAAGCGTGGTTTTTCCCTCAGGAATCTGCAAAGAAGAAGGCCATTGCTACACTGATGGCGGCAGAGTCCTGGGATTGGCTGCTACAGCCCTGACACTCAAGGAAGCACTGCAGCAAGTCTATGGAGACGCTGAAAAGATATCATTCGAAGGCAAGTATTACCGAAGGGATATCGGACAAAAAGCCTTGGAAAAATTGGGAGAAAACTGA